A stretch of DNA from Balaenoptera musculus isolate JJ_BM4_2016_0621 chromosome 21, mBalMus1.pri.v3, whole genome shotgun sequence:
AGTACTGGGCTAAAGGATGACCAGAGGAAAATAACGGTACATTTGAATCCTGCCACGttctttgcagttttcttttatatctctTAACGGTTCCTCCCGAGAATCATCTGAGATAAAAGACATGTCTCCAGCCCCAGCAGCTTCTCCTGCTGATCCGCGAGCAAAGGACCCCGGGAAGAGGACCTCGGGAACAGGCCACGTCTTCTGCGTCCCTTCGGTTCCACGGGGGCGGCAGAGACGGCGGACGCGGAAGGCCCGCCCCGCGGCCCGGGAACGACGCCAGCAGCGCCTCCACACCCAGGAGCCCCGCCGGGCTTCCGCGGCGACCTCCTCAAGATGGCGCCGCTGAGGGGTCGGGGCCGGGGCTGCCGGCCGCACCGTCCCCGTCCCGCCCCGTGCTGACGATTGGCTGAGACGACTCGGTGGTGAGCGGTGATTGGGCACACGGAGACGTGAGCTGGGCGGGACCGGAAGGGGTCTCAGCCGGGGGAGCTGGGGGTCCGGGCTCGACGTTAGTCCCTGGGGGATGTGGAGAGCTGTCAGCATGTCGGCGGAGATGGGGGTCGGCTTCGCCCTGAGGGCGGTGAACGAGCGCGTGCAGCAGGCGGTGACGCGGCGGCCGCGGGTGAGGAAGGGGACCGCGTGGTGACGGTGGGCGGCCGCTttgaggcggggggggggggaacaccTGCGTGTGAATGGGTCGTCACAGTGACGCAGAGGGGTCTCCCGGAGGGGCGGGACCTGCCCGCCGCCTTGGCATAGGCGCGGGTTGCAGAGCCCCCAGAAGGCTAGCGAAGGGGTTCCTCAGCTTCCGTCAGGTTTTCTGGAGGTTGGCTTGGTCGGAGCAGAAGGGGTCGGTATCCCGGGAAAATGACCAGTCTCCAGGCAGCGCGATCGTTGTCCGTCCCGCTTCGTGTTAGGGGTCAGCAGCCTTGGCGGATGGGAGAGGGGCCAGGCCTgagcccacaggctgcaggagaaGACGTCCACGACCAGAGCAGCCAAAGGAGGCCAGGTCTGCCGGAGGTCACGTGTGTGGCAGCGTCTCAgctagtagatgctcagtaaatgtcagtcCCCCCACCTCGCTGGCGCAGGGCAGGGTGGATTGGCGCGACTTGGGAGGGAGGCACCAGAGCTGCACTTGCGCGTTTGGGGCAGGAGGGAACTGACCTCCAATCCCAAGCAGTTTacggggagattttttttttttttcgttatcTATATTTCCTCTCTTGTTGGAAGTTCACTAAACCAAAGGTCAATATCTTCCCCCTCAGTGCAAGTTTAAGCTGAATGGTGTGGAGTGAGACAGGCTTGAATAGAGAGGTCAGAGTTTTCTCTGATCAAGCATTTATGGTGTTAGAGCTCAGAATGGTGGCctggagacagaagacctgtattaGTGTAGCCTTTACTTGGCTGTTACTTAGACGttaccttgaacaagtcacttaactaaCTACTCGGGctgtcagtttcctcatatgtacaGGCAATGGAAAGCTCTAAGCTCCCTTCCAGCATTAATTTTTTGTGATTCTCCAAGAAAAAGCTAGAGATTCCCCTAAGAAATAATCACACTAGGGGGTGCTCCCAGCATAACTCTCAGGCAGACGGGCTGCCTATTCCACTTTTTTCTCTAGAAACTGTCAATTCATCAACATAATCCTAGCAGTTATGACATGGTCTCATAAAAGGTTGGCAGTGCAGCCCCCAGAAGGAAGGGGAAACTCTTTGCTAATCAGTGTAACTTTTTAGGCCCTTTGAGAACTCTGTGATTCTGTAAAAATTCCAGAGGGTGATGGGGTACATGAAAACTGAGCCATATGGGGGTAGGTGAATCTCTTCCCTGTGTGGATTTGGTTGCAGCAGAGTCCAGGGAAGCCGTGTTCTTTATGTAACGGCCATGACGGGGTCAGATAGGTCTAATCCTGAGTCCAGAGCCTTCTGTGCCCTTGCCTCAGTTCTGCCGCCGGTTCTCGATTAGATTGTACAATAAGTTACAGAGTTGCCCTAAGCAGGCAGCTTTTGAGAGTGCCTGTGGGCAATATGGATAATTACACCAGGACCCAGATGAGTTTCCAAAACTGTTGACCTCGGGGTTTCAGAAGCCACAAGTGGCCTCCCTTCTAGTCAGAGAGCAATGCCTTCTCTTGACAAAGTGATTCTTAAACCTCCAACCTTGGCATGCAAGAGGCTCATCCGGAGAGCTTGATTTAAAGGAGATTCTCAGACTCCAGACTGAGATTCAGATCCAGTGGGTCTGGAGCAGgacccaggtgatgctgatgctttCGGTCAAAGACCAGGCTTTACAGAAATCCTGCTCTTACTTACCTGCCCAGCTCTCCTGAGAGAGAAAGGTCTCCTGCTAGGTGTTAAGGTAGCTAGCGTATTAGAGTCAGATGCCACGCGTACAAAAGACATTTGATCAGCATCATTTGATACTGATCTCCCTGCAGTATTGGAATAATGGATGTTACAGAATCTTGCCAAGTTACAAGATCTCTGCCAGTCTCTTCTACAGGGTGTCCTACAGGGCTTATTGGGATAATATTCCCAACCACTGATTCATCTGGGTCTTTTCCTCTTGCCAGGAACTCCCAGCCATCCAGCCCCGGCTAGTAGCAGTCAGCAAAACCAAACCTGCAGACATGGTGATCGAGGCCTACAGTCACGGGCAGCGCACTTTTGGGGAGAACTATGTAAGAGCCCTTTTCCGCACTGCCCTCGGAAGAGTCACGTATGCCAGGCTTCTGACTTGTTCTGTTTTTACCCTCTAGGTTCAGGAACTGCTTGAAAAAGCATCAAATCCTAAAGTAAGTGGAATCTGAATTCTTTAGTTTGTATCTCAATCTTGGCTGCTCAGTTGAAAATTAGACCCACTTCGGTGGTTGAGTTTTAGAGCAGGAGGTCGGGCTGGCGGTAGAAATGTCTGTGTTCACCCTGAGCCCTAAACATTTCTCatctagattttctttctttcttaagaccatagttttctccttttttaattaatttatttatttatttatttatggcggtgttgggtcttcatttctgcgcgagggctttctctacatAGTTTTCTCCTTTGCGGCTTTTTGAAAATGGTGATTTTTAGGAGCTTGCTGTGATCTTGGATCCTTTTGAGATTTGAAAGCTTTAATCAGTTCATTCTTAATGGGCAATATCTGAAAGAAGGAGAGAGTTGAtaggaacaaggaagagaaacGGAACAGAAGCCTTCAGTTTTTCTCTAAGTATCCTTAGGAGCCTGACCAAAGATGACAGTAGTGGTTTATTGCATAGACGGGAAAGGTCAGAAGGCAGCGTGCAAGGTACGTGAGCGGGCAAGGCCTCCACACAGTCTAAGTCAAACATGGTCACTTCTTTCTCTTCAGATTCTGTCTTCGTGTCCTGAGATCAAATGGCATTTCATTGGCCATCTACAGAAACAAAATGTCAACAAATTGATGGGTAAGATAAAACTCTAAATATGAAGACACAATTTTTTCATCATTGTATCACTTACAGTACCTTCTGTGGAAGAGAGAAGATTTTAGAGTATTTCTGATTCACCATTTGTGCTTTGGAGTTTCTTTTGGGAAAGAAATcctagttctttttcatttttttttttaattgaagtatagttgatttacaatgttgtgcccatctctgctgtacaacaaagtgactcagttatacacatatatgcattctctttttatattcttttccattatggtttattacaggatattgaatatagttccctgtgctgtacagtaggaccttgttgtttatccattctacacgtaatagtttgcatctactaaccccagactcccagtccgtccctttccctccccctctcccccttggcaaccacaagtctgttctctatgtctgtgagtctgtttctgttttgtagataggttcatttgtgccatattttagattccacatataagtgatatcatatggtatttgtctttctctttctgacttactccacttagtatgatcatctctagttgcatccatgttgccacaaatggcattagGAAAtcttagttttttggttttttcttttttaatttttatttatttatggctgtgttgggtcttcgtttctgtgcgagggctttctccagttgtggcaagcgggggccactcttcatcgcggtgcgcgggcctctcactatcacggcctctcttcctgcggagcacaggctccagacgcgcaggctcagtaattgtggttcatgggcccagttgctccgcggcatgtgggatcttcccagaccagggctcgaacccgtgtcccctgcattggcaggcagattctcaaccactgcgccaccagggaagccccttagttCTTGATATAAGGGAAAACATCATGTAAGAAAAGAATGAACTCACAATTGACTGGATAATATATACTTGGAAACCTACCCTACCTCACATTAGGTATTTTTTGGTGgtctttgaaataaattataaggAATTGAAGCCCATAAAATTTTTCAGCTGGCAAAGGAGACACTTTTGtccttttccctttaaataaaAGGCTACagtaaataaaatgcaataatatacaataataCAAGTACAACATACTATAAGTaaagtatataataataaaatacaatatacagTAACATacagtaaataaagtaaaattaagaattaacTATAGAAAGACTTAACTGCGTGAAAATGACAGGTGGAGATCTTCCTGGATAACTGAATACTTACTTCTCTCAAGGTGTCAAAATTAAAGTaacctgtatttattttttaaaacagccttattgaagtataattgacatacaataaattgcacatatttaatttgataagttttgacatatgtttgCACTTATGAAACCATCACAACAATCATGGTCTTAAACatattcagaatggccatcatcaaaaagtatacaaataataaatactgaagagggtgtggagaaaagggaaccctcctacactgttgatgggaatgtaaattgatacagccactatggagaacaggatggaggttccttaaactaaaaatagaactgacgtatgatccagcagtcccactcctgcgcatatatccagaaaagacgaaaaccctaatttgaaaagatacaagcaccccagtattcatagcagcactgtttacaatagccaaaacatggaagcagcctgagtgtccatcaacagatgaatggataaagaagatgtggtacctatatacaatggaatactactcagccataaaaatgaatgaaattctgccatttgcagcaacatagatggacctagagattatcatactaagtgaagtaaggctgagaaaggcaaatatatgcTATCACTCATATTtcgaatctaaaaaaaaaaaaggtacaaaatgaacttatttacaaaacagcatcagactcacagacaggaaacaaacttatggttaccaaaggggaaaggggtggggggagggataaatcaggagtgtgggattaagagatacacaccactatgtataaaatagataaacaacaaggtcctactgcatagcacagggaactatattcagtatcttgtaataacttttatgggaaaagaatcagaatatatataactgaatcactttgctctatacctgaaactaacacaatattgtaaatcaactatacttcaatttaaaaaaaagaatgcaaataaagTGATTAGCATATTACCTGGAGGAGTTCAATGTTTAATAAAAGTAAGCTGCTGATGTTgcttctgtctggtttttttttttttttaagaatttcactttttttaattaattaatttatttatttatttattttggctgtgttgggtcttcgtttctgtgcgagggctttctccagttgtggcaagcgggggccactcttcatcgtggtgcgcgggcctctcactatcgcggcctctctcgttgcggagcacaggctccagacgcgcaggctcagtaattgtggctcacaggcctagttgctccgcggcatgtgggatcctcccagaccagggctcgaacccgtgtcccctgcattggcaggcagattctcaaccactgcgccaccagggaagtccctgtcttgtTTTTTATCTGAGGCAAGACTAAATGCATCTTTGGGAAAGAAGTTGGTTTTGATGACAGCTAAGTGTCTCCCTTAGCTGTCAGTGGTCATTCTGATGTCCTTGTTGAATAAGAGCATCCCCATCCCAGGAAGTTTAAAGACATGGAGATACCAGGTCCGGGGAGCACTTTAGCTTTCACTGTTTAACCATTCCTTATTGTCACCTTGGCCTGTTTCTTTCAGTTTGAACTGAGATTTAATCAGATCAAGCCTGCCATTCAGAATCTCTACAATtatcagcttcttttttttttttcactgtttattgtttttttaatttttattttttttattgaagtatagttgattttcttttttttaaatatttatttatttatttttggctgcgtcgggtcttagttgcagtgcgtgggcttctctctagttgtggcacgtgggctctgtagttgcagcacgtgggctctctagttgtggcgcacgggctcagtagttgcagcgtgtgggcttagttgccccacggcgtgtggtatcttagttccctaaccagggatcgaactcgcgtcccctgcattggaaggtggattcttaaccactggaccacgagggaagtccctaagtatagttgattttcaatgttgtgttagtttcaggtgtaaagcaaagtgattcagatagatagatagatagatagatagattctttttcagattcttttcccatataggttattgcaaaatattgagtatagttccctgtgctatacagtaggtccttgttggttatctgttttatatatagtagtgtgtatatgttactcccgcACTCCTAATTTATAAACTATTGGCTTCTTGAAGCTTATGGATGGATACGTGTGCTGCCTGATCGTAGCACGTCATCACCTCCCTTTCCTTATTCGTCTTTTCCGATTAGACAGCAATGGGCTGACATTCGAACTTAATATCTAGTAAACTGTCGCGTAAGTCTTAGCAGAACTGAGACTTAAcggtccttttcttttcctgggaAATTATTTTCCTGTGTACCAAGAAAAGCTTTGTGGTGTGTTGCTTGCTGCGGTCAGGTGAGTGAAGAATGACCTGGCCTCTTTCTCGTTACAGCTGTCCCCAATCTCTTCATGCTGGAAACAGTGGATTCTGTGAAGCTGGCAGACAAAGTGAACAGTGCGTGGCAGAAAAAAGGTTCTCCCGAAAGGTTAAAGGTTATGGTCCAGATTAACACCAGCGGAGAGGAGAGTAAGTGACCAGACCTGGACTGCAGACTTTTCTCCCCTTAGGATGGTTGGAGCTCAGGAAGAGTGGCAGCCCTAAGCATCTGATACATAAGGTTACAGAAAGAAATCACAGGCCTTTAAGGAATCTGTTGTATGTAGGGTCTCGGCACAGTGACATCCAAACCCGTCCACGTGTAATTATTTGATACATCATGGTctgttatttcttaatttttgaggAGGTGGGCAAGGGGAATCGAGAAGGGCATTGTGACTTTGGTCCTGAAAATTCTCAGAGGTCACCATCCCTCCTGAAAGAGACTGCAGTTTTACATGTATAATACTTCTCAGGACCTAACAAAACTATTTAATGTTACATTAGGAGAAAATCGAAGAAATATCACTGTGAGTACCAGTCAGTGAATATGTTTATGGGGCTTGGGTTAACAATGTAAAATAGTAaacagagcctgggctctgaaatcagacagacctggggtcTGAGCTCCACCACTTTGCAGCGTTGTAACCTTGAGTAGCGTACCTAACCTCTCTGCACTTCACTGCCTTATCTGGCAGTGCTAGCAGGGCAGTACTCCCAAGGGTGTTGTGAGGCTTGAATGTGGAAATGGAGGTAAAGCTGTTGCTATAGAGCCCTGAGCATCTTACCTGTTAGATGTTTGTTGAGAGTAAGTGTTTACAGACCAGTCATCTGCCTACAAAGCTTAGGCTGAAGGAACAAGCATGGGGCCTGGAGTCAGGCTACCTGGATCCACATCCCAGTTCCACACttcctggttgtgtgaccttgggaaaggtaCTTGGTCTCCcagtgcctcagtctcctcctctttAGAATGGAGAAAGTAAGAGTACTTACTTCATCCAGTTACTGCATTAAATGAAAAGCTCTAAGGACTTGGCacatgtgcctggcacagaagtgTTCAGTAAATTTTAACAATTACCGTTATATGTACATGCACCTAGATTCTACATTACATTATCAATATAGGTAAGTCTGAAATTGACTCCAGATCAAGTCTGTTACATCATTTCTCGATCAGTGGCTATCATTTGCCCTAATTAAAGATCGGTGGAGTGTTAGCATCTCCATTTGTTAAATTAGAGAAGGACAGTATCCATCCTTATAACTGTATAACAAATAATCATTTGCTGCAGATTCCTCCTCTGGTTGTGAATTAGCAAGTTCAGTTCAATTTTACAAGTTATAGTCAAAACTATGTCatatatacttcattttttattttttacaattctactaataaattaataaaacggTAGAAATACtagatttggaaaaataattctcaGGTTAATCTGGCATTTTGGCGATGTGAATCTTCTTGGTGTCTAGAGAAAAGCagtgttctttcttctccttctactCTAGCTGTTCTCAGATGCTGAGATAGAATAAAGAGAATCCAGTTTAGAGCTCTTCCCTTGAGAAACTCAGAGCCAGGTCAGAAGGGGAGTAACACACACGGAGACCTCAATGTAAAGTCACTCTTTTGGTCTTGAGGACAAGTTCTTCCAAGAAGTCCTCTTGTCTGAGAGCCACCTCCTCTGTCATAAGGAAGGGATGAGAAGGGGGCTCTCCTCTGGCTTCTTGGAACATCTTGGTATGTTCTAcgtgtcttctgtttctttttgtgaaGGCAAACATGGCCTGCCGCCTGCAGAGATGGTGGCCATGGTGGAACACATAAACGCCAAGTGCCCCAGCCTGGAGTTCGTGGGGCTGATGACCATCGGGAGCTTGGGGCACGATCTTAGTCAAGGACCAAACCCAGACTTCCAGGTACTCGGGGCCCGGGACGGGGCGCTGCCCACGTGCTGAGCGAGCATCCGGTGAGATGCTGTTGCCGGGCTGGCTGCTGCCGTCAACTCCACAGACATCCCGGACGTTGCCTGTCGTGTTATATTATTACACTCTTCTGGAACTCTCCTCACACGGGGCACGGAACAGGTCCCCAAACCTCCACAGACCCTTCTCGGCTCAGTTTGAACCTGCCTGACACAGTCTTTAGAGAAAATGAGCTCTGACTTCCTCCCCAACGACTGACGGCTTTCTTGAAAAGGAGGagaatttgctaaaaaaaaaaaaaaaaaaaaaaaaaaaaaaccctttcagtAACttctggcaatttttttttaaacattttttttctatctttttaaaaaaatttatttattttatttacttatttttggctgcgttgggctttctctagttgtggcgagccggggctactgttcgttgcggtgcacgggcttctcattgcggtggcttctcttattgcggagcatgggctctaggcgcgcgggcttcagtagttgtggcacgtgggctctagagcgcaggctcagtagttgtggctcacgggcttagttgctctgcggcacgtgggatcctcccggaccagggctcgaacccgtgtcccctgcattggcaggcggattcttaaccactgcaccaccagggaagtccacttcCGGCAATTTTAACAGGCCTTGAAACCATGAGGAATAAAGAATCTGTGTCAGAGATGTTGAGACTCAGCCGCTTTCGGGCATCCTCGGAGAAGGCAGCGATAAATGGATGTCACACTTGTCTCTCTGTCAGGTGTTACTGGCCCTCCGGGAGGAGCTGTGCGGGAAGCTGAGCATTCCTGCCGACCAGGTGGAGCTGAGCATGGGCATGTCCGTGGACTTCCAGCACGCGGTGAGTGTCCTCCCCGGCGCCCTCGGGTGCCTCAAGTTCGGGTCCAAAGGGCCCCAGCAAGAATGTGTTTTTGCTACAGAAAATACCTCATTGCAGCGTTAGGGCGCCCAGGAGTGCTGGTTCTCATCTACACTAACATCCCCAGCCCCTTCGTTTTTGAAATGAAGTGTGTAGAAATTATAGCCccacacataattttttaaattaattccctaagtggaatctaaaggaaaataagaagaaattaaacTACAACTTCTTAAAAAGGCATTTCACTGTGTTCATGCTTGGGCGTGGTTACATGACAGTAAGTCATGACGAAGTAGTCTGATGCCTCATCGTACGTGTAGAGTCACCATGATGGCAGCAGCTCTAAGTATGTTCTGATAGGTGTGCTGTATTAACAACTCACAAACGTGATCTTCTGGGGCAGTGAATAACTTGATAAAGTGTTCCAGAAATcacactataaacttccctccagGTATACAGTAGTAGCTCTTGTGGAAAACAGAATATACTAAAACAATGCAAAAATACTTTGTGTTTATAAGTAAAATGGAATTAGATCCTGTGCTCAGGAGGATCTAAGCCGCGCCACATAGCTTGCGACATCTTAGtcccctgagcagggatcgaacccgtgccccctgcagtggacgtgcggagtcctaaccgctgcaccaccagggaagtcccctcacttaTTTCTTAGACACCCGCTCCTGGTGAACCACTGCCCCACAGTCCTCTGCAGGTGCGTCATCGTTGTCCTTCCGAGAAGCCCCTCAAATGAGGCGCAGCTTCAGCGTCTGCTGCGTTTCATTATTTTAAACTCAGCCCTCGGTACTCCTTTCCCACAGATTGAAGTGGGATCTACGAATGTCCGAATAGGAAGCACCATTTTTGGAGAGCGAGATTACTCCAAGAAAGCTGCCCCGGACAAGCCTGCAGCAGAGCTGAAGGCCCCGGCGGCGGAGGTGGCCCGGGCACATTGAGCAGCGGCCCAGCCCAAGGGCCGGGTCCAGGAAGACTAACTATGCACTACTCTGGGCTTTCGCTTCCACGTGCCCCACGTCACAACACGACCACACCCTCCTCGGGACCTGGAGAGAGCACGCCGATGATTACGTGCGTTGATGGAAACCATCTGACTTAGTGTCTGACACAGGAAGCTCACTTCAGGCAGTGACTTTGGATTGGATTTGAGTAATCCAGACTTTTCTGCAGAACAGGTACCTGGGCACTAGCTGGGAGTTGAGTTCAGGCTTGAACATTGCCCAGGAGCACCAACCAACCCATGAATGCCTTTCCCAGGTTAAAACTTGGTGACTAATGCCTATAATCACCAAAGTCACAGGGATTCCCACTTGTCATCCACTTGAGTAGAAAGTTCCCTGTTACCAACTTCATACAAACCCCACTGACTAGTCATCTCTGCTGCTCTGGAGCAGCGTGGGTTCTGCCCCCAGTCTCCACCCACCCAGTAAACATTGGTCTCCACTCTGCAATGGCAGTACA
This window harbors:
- the LOC118888001 gene encoding pyridoxal phosphate homeostasis protein, with the translated sequence MWRAVSMSAEMGVGFALRAVNERVQQAVTRRPRELPAIQPRLVAVSKTKPADMVIEAYSHGQRTFGENYVQELLEKASNPKILSSCPEIKWHFIGHLQKQNVNKLMAVPNLFMLETVDSVKLADKVNSAWQKKGSPERLKVMVQINTSGEESKHGLPPAEMVAMVEHINAKCPSLEFVGLMTIGSLGHDLSQGPNPDFQVLLALREELCGKLSIPADQVELSMGMSVDFQHAIEVGSTNVRIGSTIFGERDYSKKAAPDKPAAELKAPAAEVARAH